In Ailuropoda melanoleuca isolate Jingjing chromosome 4, ASM200744v2, whole genome shotgun sequence, the following proteins share a genomic window:
- the WDR82 gene encoding WD repeat-containing protein 82, which yields MADTMSRRRAGGRRGGGRPTVGCLCARRRRGARXTDSVLRSFRVAKVFRENSDKINCFDFSPNGETVISSSDDDSIVLYDCQEGKPKRTLYSKKYGVDLIRYTHAANTVVYSSNKIDDTIRYLSLHDNKYIRYFPGHSKRVVALSMSPVDDTFISGSLDKTIRLWDLRSPNCQGLMHLQGKPVCSFDPEGLIFAAGVNSEMVKLYDLRSFDKGPFATFKMQYDRTCEWTGLKFSNDGKLILISTNGSFIRLIDAFKGVVMHTFGGYANSKAVTLEASFTPDSQFIMIGSEDGKIHVWNGESGIKVAVLDGKHTGPITCLQFNPKFMTFASACSNMAFWLPTIDD from the exons ATGGCGGACACAATGAGCCGGCGCCGCGCCG gaggaagaaggggaggaggtcGCCCGACTGTCGGCTGCCTGTGCGCTCGCCGCCGGCGCGGCGCCCGCNTGACCGACAGCGTGCTGCGGAGTTTCCGCGTCGCCAAGGTGTTCCGCGAGAACTCGGACAAGATTAACTGCTTCGACTTCAGCCCCAACGGCGAGACGGTCATCTCGAGCAGCGACGACGACTCCATCGTGCTCTATGACTGCCAGGAGGGCAA ACCAAAGAGAACCCTGTACAGTAAGAAATATGGCGTGGACCTCATCAGATATACCCATGCAGCAAACACAGTCGTTTACAGCTCTAACAAAATAGACG ATACTATTCGTTACCTGTCCTTGCATGACAACAAATACATCAGATACTTTCCTGGACATAGCAAAAG GGTGGTGGCCTTGTCCATGTCACCTGTGGATGACACTTTCATTTCTGGGTCTCTTGATAAGACCATTCGACTCTGGGATCTCCGGTCTCCTAACTGCCAG gGGCTCATGCATCTACAAGGCAAGCCAGTTTGTTCCTTTGATCCAGAAGGGTTAATTTTTGCTGCAGGTGTCAATTCTGAAATGGTCAAGCTTTATGACCTTCGCTCTTTTGATAAG GGGCCATTTGCGACTTTTAAGATGCAGTACGATCGGACTTGTGAGTGGACAGGACTTAAATTCAGCAATGATGGTAAACTCATCCTCATCTCCACCAATGGCAGCTTCATCCGTCTCATCGATGCCTTCAAGGGAGTGGTGATGCACACCTTTGGG GGTTATGCCAACAGTAAAGCTGTCACCCTGGAGGCCTCATTTACTCCAGACTCCCAGTTTATTATGATCG GTTCAGAGGATGGCAAGATCCACGTCTGGAATGGAGAGAGTGGTATAAAAGTAGCTGTGTTGGATGGCAAACACACAGGCCCCATTACCTGTTTGCAGTTCaaccccaagttcatgacctTTGCCAGTGCATGTTCCAACATG GCCTTCTGGTTGCCCACCATTGACGACTGA
- the PPM1M gene encoding protein phosphatase 1M, with protein PDARPVRSPARGRALPWNAGYAEIINAEKSEFNEDQAACGQLCIGRCAFAAEEDQEWLTLCPEEFLTGHYWALFDGHGGPAAAILAANTLHSCLRRQLEAVVEGMVATRPPMHLSGHCVCPSDPQFVEEKGIRAEDLVIGALESAFQECDEVIGRELEASGQVGGCTALVAVSLQGKLYVANAGDSRAILVRKDEVRPLSSEFTPETERQRIQQLAFVYPELLAGEFTRLEFPRRLKGDDLGQKVLFRDHHMRGWSYKCVEKSDLKYPLIHGQGRQARLLGTLAVSRGLGDHQLRVLDTNIHLKPFLLSVPQVTVLDVDQLELQEEDVVVMATDGLWDVLSNEQVARLVRSFLPGNREDPHRFSELAQMLIHSTQGKDDGPTGEGQVSYDDISVFVIPLHSQGQRSGGH; from the exons CCGGACGCCCGGCCCGTGCGCAGCCCCGCGCGGGGCCGCGCGCTGCCCTGGAATGCAGGCTACGCCGA GATCATCAATGCAGAGAAGTCAGAGTTCAATGAGGACCAGGCGGCCTGTGGGCAGCTGTGCATAGGGAGGTGTGCGTTTGCGGCTGAAGAGGACCAGGAGTGGCTGACCTTGTGCCCCGAGGAG TTCCTGACAGGTCACTACTGGGCCCTGTTTGATGGGCACGGCGGTCCAGCTGCAGCCATCCTGGCTGCCAACACCCTGCACTCCTGCCTGCGCAGGCAGCTGGAGGCCGTGGTAGAGGGCATGGTGGCCACTCGGCCCCCCATGCACCTCAGCGGCCATTGTGTCTGCCCCAGTGATCCCCAGTTTGTGGAAGAAAAAGGCATTAGGGCAGAAGACTTGGTGATCGGGGCTCTGGAGAGTGCCTTCCAGGAATGT GATGAGGTGATCGGGCGGGAGCTGGAGGCCTCAGGCCAGGTGGGCGGCTGCACAGCCCTGGTGGCCGTGTCCCTGCAGGGAAAGCTGTACGTGGCCAATGCTGGGGACAGCAG GGCCATATTGGTACGGAAAGATGAGGTTCGGCCCCTGAGCTCCGAGTTCACCCCGGAGACTGAGCGGCAGCGGATCCAGCAGCTG GCCTTTGTCTACCCCGAGCTTCTGGCTGGTGAGTTCACCCGACTGGAGTTCCCTCGGCGACTGAAGGGGGATGACTTGGGGCAGAAGGTTTTGTTCCGGGATCACCACATGAGAGGCTG GAGCTACAAGTGCGTGGAGAAGTCGGATCTCAAGTACCCCCTGATCcatgggcagggcaggcag GCTCGGTTACTGGGAACACTGGCTGTCTCCCGGGGCCTGGGAGACCATCAGCTCAGAGTCCTGGACACAAACATTCACCTCAAGCCCTTCTTGCTCTCCGTCCCACAG GTGACTGTACTGGATGTGGACCAACTGGAGCTGCAGGAGGAGGATGTGGTTGTCATGGCAACTGATGGTCTCTGGGATGTCCTGTCCAATGAGCAGGTGGCCCGGCTAGTACGGAGCTTCCTCCCTGGCAACCGAGAGGACCCACACAG GTTCTCGGAGCTGGCCCAAATGCTGATACACAGCACACAGGGAAAGGACGACGGTCCCACAGGGGAAGGGCAGGTGTCCTACGACGACATCTCGGTGTTCGTGATTCCCTTGCACAGCCAGGGCCAAAGGAGCGGTGGCCACTGA
- the LOC100478655 gene encoding twinfilin-2 isoform X2 encodes MAHQTGIHATEELKEFFAKARAGSVRLIKVVIEDEQLVLGASRELMGRWDQDYDKAVLPLLDAQEPCYLLYRLDSQNAQGFEWLFLAWSPDNSPVRLKMLYAATRATVKKEFGGGHIKDELFGTVKDDLSFAGYQKHLSSCAAPAPLTSAERELQQIRINEVKTEISVESKHQTLQGLTFPLQPAAQRALQQLKQRTISYIQLKLDLERETIELVHTEPTEVAQLPSRVPRDAARYHFFLYKHTHEGDPLESVVFIYSMPGYKCSIKERMLYSSCKSRLLDSVEQDFQLEISKKIEIGDGAELTAEFLYDEVHPKQHAFKQAFAKPKGPGGKRGHKRLIRGPGENGDDS; translated from the exons ATGGCGCACCAGACGGGCATCCACG CCACCGAGGAGCTGAAGGAATTCTTTGCCAAGGCTCGGGCTGGCTCTGTCAGGCTCATCAAAGTCGTCATTGAGGATG AGCAGCTTGTGCTGGGTGCCTCGCGGGAGCTGATGGGCCGATGGGACCAGGACTACGACAAGGCCGTGCTGCCGCTGCTGGACGCCCAGGAGCCCTGCTATCTGCTCTACCGCCTGGACTCGCAGAACGCCCAGGGCTTTGAGTGGCTTTTCCTTGCCTGGTCACCTGACAATTCTCCC GTGCGGCTGAAGATGCTGTATGCAGCCACACGGGCCACAGTGAAGAAGGAGTTTGGCGGCGGCCACATCAAGGATGAACTCTTTGGAACTGTGAAG GACGACCTCTCCTTTGCTGGGTACCAGAAGCACCTGTCGTCGTGTGCGGCGCCCGCCCCGCTGACCTCGGCCGAGAGAGAGCTTCAGCAGATCCGTATTAACGAG GTGAAGACAGAGATCAGTGTGGAGAGCAAGCACCAGACCCTGCAGGGCCTCACCTTCCCACTGCAGCCGGCAGCGCAGCGGGCACTGCAGCAGCTCAAGCAGAGGACCATCAGCTACATCCAGCTG AAGCTGGATCTGGAGCGGGAGACAATCGAGCTGGTGCACACGGAGCCCACGGAGGTGGCCCAGCTGCCCTCAAGGGTTCCCCGAGATGCTGCCCGTTACCACTTCTTCCTCTACAAGCATACCCATGAGGGTGACCCCCTCGAGTCTGTGG TGTTCATCTACTCGATGCCGGGGTACAAGTGCAGCATCAAGGAGCGCATGCTCTATTCCAGCTGCAAGAGTCGCCTGCTCGATTCTGTGGAGCAGGACTTCCAGCTGGAGATCTCCAAGAAG ATTGAGATTGGCGATGGGGCGGAGCTGACAGCTGAGTTCCTCTATGATGAGGTGCACCCCAAACAACATGCCTTCAAGCAGGCCTTCGCCAAGCCCAAGGGCCCAGGGGGCAAGCGGGGCCACAAGCGCCTCATCCGTGGCCCCGGCGAGAATGGGGACGACAGCTAA